The Sorangiineae bacterium MSr11954 DNA segment CGTGGCCCCCGTCGGACCGCGCGGCGCACCTGAGCCCGACGGGAGAGCGGTGCATCAGTAGCTCTTGCCGTCGAATTTTTGGATTTCGAGCGCGTCGATGTCGAGGCCGTCGAGGCAGCGCAAGTTCACGACGATCTTGTCCTGCCCGTCGGCCGCGTATGTTCCAAAAGCGCGTACGCCGCACGTCCCGCAGAACAAATGGTGCATCGTTTTCGAGCCGAATTGATAATCGACTTGCGCTTCCGCCCCCGAGAGGACCTTGAACGCGTCGGATAGGACCGAGGTCATCAACCAGCCCGTGCGTCCGCAGATGGAACAATTGCACGAGCTCGCCTTGCCGATGTCGGCGGTTACCTCGAAGCGAATTTTGCCGCAGTGACAGGAACCCGAATACGTCTTCATCTCGCCCATGTGTGCCTCCGGGGCAAGAGAGTGCGTTCCCTACGCCGTTTCGTATTGTAAAAGTGCGCCAGGCCCCCCGAAAATGGCGGATGACATGGGGCTGAACGGCACGCGCGGCATCTTGAACCCGGAGGAGGGGCTCACGCGCTTCGGGCTCGCGCGCGAGCTGCCCCCCGCCGATCTGGCGGGCTTCGTGGAGCACTTCTGGAGCGTGCAGTGGGATCTCGAGGGGCAGCCACCGTTCGAGCAAGAGACCCTGCCGTACCCGTGCGTGCATCTCTCATTTGCCGCGGCGGCCGCGGCCTTCGAAGTTCACGGCCCCGGAACGCGCCGTTTCGTGGCCCACCTCTCCGGGCGCGGCCGCGTACATGGGACGCGGTTCAAGCCGGCGGGCTTCTTCGCGCTCGCTGCGGTGCCGATGCGCGAGCTGGTCGATCGCGTGGTGACCTTGCAGGAGGCCACCGGCCGGACCGCCGCGATCCCAGAGAACGCCGAGCCCGCGGCGGTGCGGCCCATCGTGGAGTCATTCCTCCGCCGTATCGCACCGGCGCCCGACCAAAGCGCGGACCTGGTAAATCGCCTCGTCGCGCTGGCGCAAGAGGACCGGCACGTCGCACGCGCCGACGATCTGGCCGGGGTGGCCGGCGTCTCGGTGCGCTCCCTGCACCGCCTCTTCGAACGGTACGTCGGCGTGGGGCCAAAGTGGATTGTGCGCCGCGCGCGCGTGCAAGAAGCCGCCGAACGCGTGGCCCGAGGTGCCCACGTCGATTGGGCCGCCGTGGCGCAGGAGCTCGGCTACCACGACCAAGCGCACTTGATCCGCGATTTCCGCGCCCAAATCGGCTTTACGCCGGCGGCCTACGCGCGCCGGTGCGAGGCCGCGGCGCGGGCCGTGGGTCGAGGGTGACGGTCATGCCGCGCGGGGCGCACCCGAAGCCGTTCGATTTGCTCGAGCAGGTGCCGCCGGAGCTCCGTGGGCTGCTGCTGCCGTGGGCATGGGATCTCGGCCGGCTATGGGCGTTGTCGTTGCCGACCGAGCTCATACCGCTCGCACCCTTCGAGCCGCTGCTGGCGCTTCCCTATTGGCGCGACCGCGAAGGGCGGCCATTCCGCGTGCGTCCCCTCGATGTGCTGGCTCGTCCGGAGCAATACCCTGACCATGCCAAACGAATGCGCGATGCGAACCTCGACCTCCCGATTCACCTCACCGAGCATGGCGGCCGGACGATTGTGCTCGATGGCATGCACCGCATCGCCCAGGGCACACGCGTCGGGCGCAAGGTGTTGCCGGGCCGTCGTGTGGATGGGGGCTCGCTTTCGGAGATCCTCGTAGGTTACGCCGACGGTGTGGGTTAGCGCTGCGCTGGGCCTACGTCGATGCGCGGGATTCCGAAGTCCGCGCGCTCGGTCATGTTCGGCCGCCTGCATCCGCCTTCCGAAACGCATATCGGCGGGTCGCCATCCAGGGGCTCGTGGATCGTGGGCGACGAGGGGGGGCGCGCCGTGATGTGCGGTGCGGTGGCGACCAAGCGCACTCGATCCGCGACTTCCGCGCCCAAATCGGCTTTACGCCCGCAGCCTACGCACGCCGGTGCGAGGCGG contains these protein-coding regions:
- a CDS encoding GFA family protein yields the protein MGEMKTYSGSCHCGKIRFEVTADIGKASSCNCSICGRTGWLMTSVLSDAFKVLSGAEAQVDYQFGSKTMHHLFCGTCGVRAFGTYAADGQDKIVVNLRCLDGLDIDALEIQKFDGKSY
- a CDS encoding helix-turn-helix transcriptional regulator — encoded protein: MGLNGTRGILNPEEGLTRFGLARELPPADLAGFVEHFWSVQWDLEGQPPFEQETLPYPCVHLSFAAAAAAFEVHGPGTRRFVAHLSGRGRVHGTRFKPAGFFALAAVPMRELVDRVVTLQEATGRTAAIPENAEPAAVRPIVESFLRRIAPAPDQSADLVNRLVALAQEDRHVARADDLAGVAGVSVRSLHRLFERYVGVGPKWIVRRARVQEAAERVARGAHVDWAAVAQELGYHDQAHLIRDFRAQIGFTPAAYARRCEAAARAVGRG